The Deltaproteobacteria bacterium genome segment GCGGCGACGTCGAGCGGCTGCATGAAGGCGTCGAGCAGATACACGCGCACCTCGCCGCCGACGCGGCCCACGAGCTCGACGTGGCGGTCGCCGGACATGCCGATCACGCCGCCGTGCGGCGCCAGATCGTGGTCGTGGGCGCGCCACACCTCCTCGACCGCGATCGAGCGCAATCCCGCCTCCTCGCCGACCCGACCCGCGACGCGCACGCGGGCGCCGTGCTGCGCCAGCCACCGCGCGCGCTCGGCGGGCACTCCCCGACCGACCCGCAGCAGCCAGAGCTCGCCGGTCGCCTCGTCGCGGAGAAACCGCGTGGTCCCGTCCCGCGCGACGCCGGCGAGCCGCGCGCAGAGGTCGTCCGAGCCCGCGTCGCTCCGCGGCGCGCACGGATCGGGCACGACGTCGCCGGCCGCCGTCGCGCGGTCGGCCGCGTACCCGTACGCCCACGACGCCGCGACGAGCAGCGCGGCGCACGCGCTCCGTCGCAACGTACGCCCGGGTGATGGGCTCGTCATCGAGCGGCCGCCGCGGCCGCCGCGCTCTCGCATGTCGTTCATCGTGATCTCCGAAAACGGGGCATGAGACGTCCGGGCGGTCTCCTCAGCGGACGGCGATCTTTCCGGCGTCGACGTCCGCGAGGAGGTCCGCGATACGTTGCTTCAGCAGTCGGATCTCCTTCGTGGTGAGACCGAGCTGGATCCTGTCGGGGGCGATGCGGACGCCCTTCGCCGGATCGATGGGGGCGGTACCGCGGGCGAGCCGGAAGATGCCGCTCGCGTCCCTGTTCATGTCGAACAACGCCGCGAGCCGGTCCACCTCCTCCGTCGGCAGCGCGCGCAGGCGCGCGATCGGATCGGCGCGGAGCCAGGGCACGCGGATCTCGTTCCAGTTGGGAACGAAGAAGTTCCACGGGAACCCTTCGAACGAGATGCCGTTGTCGATGGCGAAAATGCGGGGGTCGTTCGGATCCGTGGAGATGAGGAAGTTGCCTTCCCGACCGTCACGATGGTCGATGAGGTACGTGACGAGGTTCAGGTCGGCGAGATGCCGGGCGAGATGCGGATTCTCCTCGACGCGCCGCGCGATGTCCTCGTCGAGATCGTCCACGACCTCCACGTCGTTCATCCAGACCGCGAACAGTCCGAGGACACACGACGTCCTCGGGACGCTCGGGGTCGCCTTCGCGTCGGCGACGCCGTACACGTCGAGCGGGATGCAGCGAGGCACCGGCGTCGGCACGACGTAGTCCTCCTCGTCGAAGAGCCAGCGCTGGATCACGTAGGCCGCCAGCTCCTTGCGGGGCGAGTTGTTCCAGCCGTCGAGCGTCTTGTCCGGGAAGCGCTTCCACTTCACCTTCAACGTCTGTCCGTCCGCGAACCGCACGATGAACCGGGCCGCACCGGTCACACCCGCGCCCGCGCTCTTCACCTCGGTGATCTCGAAGTCGTCGAAGGCGAGCTTCAAGTCGAGCACCGATGGCGCCATCGGCCAGTTCCGCGGCAACGGCTTTCCGACCTGCTCCGGAGGTCCGAAGAGATACTGCGCCGCGCGATGGGTGAGCTGCGCGATCAGCTCGCCGCGGTAGGCGGGTGTCGCCTCGGTGAAGACGGCGAGCGCGAACTGGTGCCCGTCGGGAGCGCGCACGATGCCGGCGTCGGCGTAGTCCGGACCCCAGGTGCCGCTCTTCGCGTACACCTCGAGGCCCGGGATGCGCGCCGCGCCGCCGGCGATGCGACGCGCCAGGTGCGGCTGCTGCTTCGGGTCGCGCTTCATCCGGCGGCGGACGGTGGCGGAGTCCCCGGGCGTGAGCGCGCGATCGGTCGCGAGCAGCCCGAGCAGCTTCGCCGTGCCGATCGCGCTCATGGCCTGGCGGTTCGGGTACTCGCCGTCGTCGCTCACGAGGCCGCCGGTGAGGGTGCGATCGCGCAAGAACTGACGATCGCGGCCGGCGAGATCGCCGCCGCCGTCGTAGGTGGGATTCACGCAATGGAGGTCGTCGATGCCGAGATCCTGGAGCCAGCGTTTCACGACCTGCCGGCGCTCGCGGTACGCACGGTACTCGTGCGGCGGCAACTCCGGTCCGGGCGTGGTCTCCGTGAGTCGTGCGAACACCTTCTGCGTCGCCTGATTGCTGCTCTCGCGGATCATCGCCTCGAGCTGCTCGTCGAGCGCGGGGTCGATGGTGAGCCGCCCTTCTTCCCGCCAGCGGTAGGCCGCCATCAGGTACACGAACTTGACGACGCTCGCCGGGTAGATCGGTCGATCGCCTCCGACGTGCGCGAGACGGGGCGGCCCGTCCGTCGGAATATCGAGCAGCGCGACGCCGATCGTGGCGCGCCGCAGCGACGGATCGGATCCGGCGAGGGTCGCCATCGTGCGATCCAGGAACGTCTGCAGCTCGGGCGCGGGACGGGTCGTCGCGAGCCAGGCTCGCGCCGCCATCGCGGCGGGCGGCCCGGTCGCGGCCGCGGCGAGGCCGCTCATCGACCCGAGGAGCAGCGCGGCAAGTGCCGATCGCGTGATCGCACGCATGTGCCCCGGCACCATAGCGGGAACCCGAGGCAGCGTCAGCGCCCGACGACACGCCCGACGAGGTTTCTCACCCGCGGGATTTCCGGTACAACCCGCGCCTTTCGACGGAGGGGGCACAGATGGAACGATGGCAACGTGGGCTCGCGGCGACGGTGCTGTTGTCGGCGGCGCTCGGCCTGACGGCTCCGGGGGAGACGTTCGAGGCGCCGACGCTCTCGCCGGCTCAAGAAAAGACCTTGAAGCAGAACTTCGCGCTCTGCCTGAGCAAGCTGAAGGGTCCCTACACGGAGAATTTCTGCCTCTGCCGCGACGGCGAGAAGCGCGCCGTACAGGCGCCGAACGGCGCCGTCCGCATCCCGTGCCCGAACCCGATCTTCTGCGCCGCGTACCGCGCGCCCTGGGCTGAAGCGCTCGCCAAGGAGCGCATGTACATCGCGAACATCTTCTCGCGCGACGCGAACCTCTGGTCGACCTTCCCGAACCACCACGACCTCGTGCGCGGCTACGTCCTCGAGAAGTATTTCATCGAGACGCACCCCAACCACAAGCTCGCGCAGATGAAGCAGTACCGCGGGCTCTCGAGCGCCGAGGAGGAGATTCCGGCGGCGCTGGCGTTCTTCGAGAAGTACCTCGGCTCCGACGAGTTCGACGGCAACCGTCACTACGTCCTCGCCTACGAGCTGCAACGCCGCTACTTCGCGCGCGACGACGTCGGCCAGGTGCAGAAGGTGCGCAACCTGGCGGTGCGGATCGAGCAAGCGCGCGCCGATTTCAAGCCGCTGAAGGACGCCGTCCACAACCAGGTGTCGGCGGGGTTGATCCCGGGCCTCGCCGCGTACCGCGCGAAGCTTCCCGCGGGGGCCACGCGCGACCAGCTCGACGACCTCATCCGCGAGATCCAGAAGCTGACCGTTCTCGACGAAAGCGCCCTCGCGCCGCAGGTGCAGGGGATCGCCGACCAAAAGACGCGCGACGAGTTGGCGGCGCTCCTGCCGAACACCGCGGCGGCGCCGGTCGACGCGGTGGTCGCGCTCGGCAAGATGATGGCGGCGGCGCGGCGCGCCGTCGCCGCTCGCGCCGTGCCGCCCGCCGACATGCGCCGCCTCGTCGATCTCGCGATCACCGCCGCGCAGGTCCTCCAGCACCGCGGCAGCTCGCTCCTCGCCACCGCGGGCACGACCGCGCAGCAGCACGTGGCGATGCTCGGCGCGCTCACCGAGGCCGCCTACGGCACCGGGCTGCTGAACGCGCGCGAGCGCGACGCGGCGGGCGCCGCCGTCCGCGACCTCGGGGCGCACGCCTCCCCGGACCGCACCGAGTTCGCACGCCGGCTCCGCGAGGCCAAGCGGGTCGTCGAGTGGGCCCAGGGCAACGCCGAGCTCGGCTTCGCCGAGGTGATGGCGCCCTGGACCTTCCTCCTCCCCGACACCGCCGGCATCCGCGACGACGTGCTGCGCGGCTCGCCGCTCATCCTCTACGCCGAGGTCGCGAGCCGGCTCGACGACTTCGTCGCCGGCGGCGACCGCCCGAAGCACCGCTTCTTCGGCGCCACGGTCGAGAGCGACGTGCGAGCGCTCAACCCGGGCCTCGCCTACGGACGGCTGCGGGTCGGCCCGAAGGACCACGGCTACACGCGCGACGAGATCGTCGCGCTCACGGAGACGCCCGCCGACCTCGACCCCGCGGCCGGCATCCTCACCCAGGGCGAAGGCAACGTGCTCTCGCACGTCCAGCTCCTCGCGCGCGCGCTCGGCATTCCGAACATCGTCCTCGGCCCCAAGGCCTTCGATCGCCTCCGCATGCACGACGGCAAAGCCGTGGTGCTGATCGCGACCCCGGGCGGCCGCGTCGTCATCGAGGAGGCGACGAGCCTGTCGCCCGAGATCCGCGAGGCGTACGCCGAGTACACGCGCAACGAGACGCGCACGGCGGCGGGAACGCTCGGCGGCGGCGCCAAGCGCCTCCACATCGACCGCGCCAAGATCGACCTCGGACCGAAGCTGCCGATCGACCTGCGGAACGTACGGCGCAAGGACTCGGGTGTCTTCTGCGGCCCGAAGGCGGCGTTCCTCGGTGAGCTGAAATCGCTCTTCCCGGACCACGTGGCGCGCGGGATCGTGGTGCCGTTCGGCGCGTACCACGCGCACTACTCGCGGGCGACGGTCGTCGTTCCCGACGCGCTGCGCGGTCGGAGCGTCGCGACGCCGGGCGAGCCGCTCCCGGCGTTCGTCGAGCGCACCTACCGGACGTTCTTTGACGAGCTCGCGCCGTCGGGAAAGAGCGAGCGCGAGCTCTCGGAGTGGATCGAGCCGCGCCTCGAGGTGATCCGCTCCACCATCCGCGCCACGCCGCTCGACCCGGCGCTCCGCCAGGCGATCCGCGACGGGCTCGCGAAGAACGGCCTGCTGCGCGGCGGCGACGACACGGTCGGCTGCTTCGTGCGGAGCGACACCAACGTCGAGGACCTCGACAACTTCAACGGCGCCGGGCTGAACCTCACGGTCTTCAACCGGCGCACGCTCGACGACATCTACGCCGGTCTCACCGAGGTGTGGGCGTCGCCGTTCCAGTTCCGCTCGTTCTCGTGGCGGCAGACCCTCATCGACGACCCGATCTGGGTGCTCTCGTCGGTCGTCATCCTCGAGTCGGTGCCGTCGGAGAAGTCGGGCGTGCTCGTCACCGCCGACGTGAACGGCGGCGAGCCCGGGAAGATGCTGGTCGCGACGTCGGAAGGCGTCGGCGGCGCGGTCGACGGGACGTCGGCGGAGACGCTCCTCTGGTCGCCCCACGGCGTCGAGCTCCTCACCCTCTTCAAGTCGCCGTGGCGGAACGCGCTCGACGTCGACGGCGGCAGCAAGATCGTCCCCTCGACCGGACGCGACACCGTCCTCGAGCCGGCCGAGCTCGAGCAACTCGTCGCGGCCGGCAAGAAGATCACCGACGAGTTCACGCCGGTTCGGAACGCCGCCGGGAAGCCGAAGCCCTGGGACATAGAGTTCGGATTCACCAACGGCAAGCTCTGGCTCTTCCAGTGCCGTCCGTTCCTCGGCAACGACGAGCTCAAGAACATCCCGGCCCTGGCGGCGCTCGACAGCCCGCCGAGCGGCGCCCGCACGGCCAAGCTCTCGCTCGCGCAGGTCCTGAGATGAGGGGGCGCGCGCGGCCGACCGCGGTGCGGATCGGCGTGTGGACGCGGAGCCTCGTCGCGATCGCAACCGTCGCGGCCGGGCTCGCGGCGCCGCTACGCGCGCACGCAGCACTCGCGGCGGGCGACACCACCTGGGACGGCAGCGAGCCCCCGACCGGCATCTATTTCCATTGGTACGAGCCGTCGTTCTACGCCGGCTTCGCGCCCCGGACACAAGACCCGAGCCGGGTCCACATCGAGCTCGCACGCGGCAATCAGGTGCGGGTGACGGTCGTCCTCGGCGACGCCGAGCTCGCCGCCTACCTCGGCGACCTGCAGGAGCGCCGCGCGGTCGTCCAGGAGCTCGTGGACCGGAAGATCCTCACCCTCAGCACGAACCGCGAGTGGGAGCGCTTCACGAAGGCGCTCGACGACGCCGGCGTCGGGGCGGCGCTCGGCGCCCGCGCGAGCACGAGCCCCGAAGCGTGGCGCGCGAAGAGCCTCGCGGTGATGAAGACGTTGAATCCCGAGCGCGTGTTCTCGATCACGATGCCGCTCGCCGGGGTCGCGGCGCGCTGGCGGCCCGTGGTCGCCGCCATCGACGGCACGGACCCGGCGCAGCGCCTCGACGCCGCAAACGCCGTCCTCCCCGGCCGGATCGTGCTCGAGCAGCTGCCGCCGCCGGTGGACAGCGCGCTCGGCCGCTGCATCGACCCGGCGCGCGGCGGCAAGGACCTCGTCCCCGCCTTCGAGCTCTGCGTGAAGAACTTCGTCGAGCTCGCGAGCGGATCCCATTACCGCGTGCCGAACGATGCCGTCGTCGCCGACGAGTTCACGGCGATCTATCCCGCCGGCACGGTCGAGGGAACGACGACCTACAAGGGCGAGAAGCTCCCCGACTTCGGCGTGACCGGCGTCTGGCCGCTCATCCGCCGCACGCACGGCCGCGGCATCCTCGGCATGGTCGACTACCTCTCGCCGAATCCGGGCTACGGCTACATCGTGATGCTGCCCTACCAATACGCGGGCGGAATCACCTACAACGCGTTCCACAACGCCGGCGTGCGCTGCCAGCTGAACAGCACGCCCTTCCTGCCGAGCGCCTGGCGCAAGGTCGCGGGCGAGCGCAGCGGCAAGCCGTACGAGAACCTGTGGATCGTCGGCCGCGGCCCGACGTCGCACGGCTGCACGCGCCTGCCGTCGGGGCACATGAGCGAGCTCCGCCAGATCGTCCCGTCGGAATCGGACACGCTCCTGCGGGTGCAGACCCACCGCAACCTGCCGGGCTGCTACGACGCGTTCGACATCGACGGCGACGGCGCGCCCGAAGTGATGGGCGTGCAGTACTACCTCGCGTACCGCAGCAACGAGCACACGCCGGTGAAGGCGTGGGTGAGCAACCGGCGCGAGCCCTTCTACCGCTGGCTCTACGGCGACAACGTGGTGCTCGGCGCCGTCGGCGCGACGCGCCTGAAGGACGTACCGGTCTGCCGCTTCGTCGGCAGGAAGGCGTCGGAGCGCACGGTACTCCACGACCTGCCGCTCCACGAGGCTCCATACCAGCCGGAGCAGATCCAGTTCTTCCGCGCCAAGGTCGCGCCCGAGAGCACGCCGGGATTCGAGCTGAACCGCGAGTTGCGTAAGGTCGGCGCCGGGCACACGCTCGACCGCTCGCGTCTGCTGCTCCAGTAACGACCCGCCGCCGAAGGAGGATCCATGCGAACGACGACGAGCATCGTGACGGCGCTGGCCCTGCTTTCCGCGGCGGTCGGCGCGGCGCCGGCCGCCGCGAAGGACTTCGCGGCGCCCGCGCTCGTCGGCGACCGCGCCGAGCCCGGCCTGATGGTCCAGGAGCCGCCCCGCTACGGCGTCTTCTACGACGCGCCCGAGCCGTCCTTCTACACGGGATTCGCGCCGCGCACGCAGGACCCCGCGAGCCTCCACGTCCACCTCGGACGCGGCAACCAGCTGCGCGTGACGGAGGTGCTCTCCGAGGCGGTCGTCCGCGAGTACGCGCGCGACCTCGCCGAGCGTCGCCGCGCCTATCGCGCGCTCGTCGACGAGGGCCGGCTGCAGCTCACCCAGAACACCGCGTTCGAGGACTTCGAGCGCCGGCTCGACGCGGTCGGCCTCGAACGCATGACGCGCGAGGAAGCGACGCTCGCGCCCGACGCGCTCCGCGCCCGCAATCTCGACCTCATCGAGACGCTCAATCCCGGGCGCGTCTTCCGGATCGCGATCCCCGTGCGGAAGCTCGTCGCCGACTGGGTGCGCGAGCTCGACCGCATCGCCGCCGGCGCACGCGCCCGTCTCGACGCGGGCCGGAAGCTCGATGTCCTGAACGCCCTCCTGCCGACCCGCCTCTGGCTCGCCGAGATGCCGGCGGACGCCGCCCCGGCGCTCGACGAGCTCGTGCGCCGCGCCCCCGCGAATGCCGACGACGCGGCCGGCATCGATGCCCTCGTGCCGGCATATACGGCGCTCCTGACGCGCGTCGGCGACGACCGCTACCCGGTGCGGGACGGCGTCGTGCGCTTCGCCGAGTTCACCGCGATCTACCCGGTTGGCAGCGTCGCCGCGTACACG includes the following:
- a CDS encoding serine hydrolase, with protein sequence MRAITRSALAALLLGSMSGLAAAATGPPAAMAARAWLATTRPAPELQTFLDRTMATLAGSDPSLRRATIGVALLDIPTDGPPRLAHVGGDRPIYPASVVKFVYLMAAYRWREEGRLTIDPALDEQLEAMIRESSNQATQKVFARLTETTPGPELPPHEYRAYRERRQVVKRWLQDLGIDDLHCVNPTYDGGGDLAGRDRQFLRDRTLTGGLVSDDGEYPNRQAMSAIGTAKLLGLLATDRALTPGDSATVRRRMKRDPKQQPHLARRIAGGAARIPGLEVYAKSGTWGPDYADAGIVRAPDGHQFALAVFTEATPAYRGELIAQLTHRAAQYLFGPPEQVGKPLPRNWPMAPSVLDLKLAFDDFEITEVKSAGAGVTGAARFIVRFADGQTLKVKWKRFPDKTLDGWNNSPRKELAAYVIQRWLFDEEDYVVPTPVPRCIPLDVYGVADAKATPSVPRTSCVLGLFAVWMNDVEVVDDLDEDIARRVEENPHLARHLADLNLVTYLIDHRDGREGNFLISTDPNDPRIFAIDNGISFEGFPWNFFVPNWNEIRVPWLRADPIARLRALPTEEVDRLAALFDMNRDASGIFRLARGTAPIDPAKGVRIAPDRIQLGLTTKEIRLLKQRIADLLADVDAGKIAVR